A portion of the Rhodopseudomonas sp. BAL398 genome contains these proteins:
- a CDS encoding acyl-CoA dehydrogenase family protein, with translation MKTAYVARQTPYTLAPEDALNDLRMSEKVRPLYDQVRNFIASTVVPMSVEFERAGKSKTDRWSFTPEQLEILDQAKTKAKEAGLWNFFLPDAETGEGLNNLDYAYIAAELGKNPLASEVMNCAAPDTGNMEVLERVGTPAQKEKWLKPLLAGEIRSAYAMTEPNVASSDAKNISTRAVLVGDEWVINGEKYYISGLGDPRCKIMIVMVKTSPDAGPSQQQSQILVPVDTQGVEIVGPMHVFGHDHAPRGHMHVRFNDVRVPRDNILLGEGRGFEISQLRLGPGRIHHCMRTIGKAEKALDMMVARGLTREAFGRPIAMLGGNLQIIAQARCEIEAMRLMVLKAAKAMDVMGNKEARIWVSMVKAMVPKRACDIIDQAIQMHGATGISQWTPLAEMYTDVRHLRFADGPDEVHWMVVGRHELSL, from the coding sequence ATGAAGACGGCTTATGTAGCCCGCCAGACGCCCTATACGCTGGCGCCCGAAGACGCCCTCAATGACCTGCGGATGTCCGAAAAGGTCCGGCCGCTTTACGATCAGGTCCGCAACTTCATCGCCAGCACGGTGGTGCCGATGTCGGTCGAGTTCGAGCGCGCCGGCAAGAGCAAGACCGATCGCTGGTCGTTCACGCCGGAGCAGCTCGAGATTCTCGACCAGGCCAAGACCAAGGCCAAAGAGGCCGGCCTGTGGAACTTCTTCCTGCCCGATGCCGAGACCGGCGAAGGCCTCAACAATCTCGATTACGCCTATATCGCCGCCGAGCTCGGCAAGAATCCGCTGGCCTCGGAGGTGATGAACTGCGCCGCCCCCGACACCGGCAATATGGAAGTGCTGGAGCGGGTCGGCACGCCGGCGCAGAAGGAAAAGTGGCTGAAGCCGCTGCTGGCCGGCGAGATCCGCTCGGCCTATGCGATGACCGAGCCGAACGTGGCCTCGTCGGATGCCAAGAACATTTCGACCCGCGCGGTGCTGGTCGGCGACGAGTGGGTCATCAATGGCGAGAAATACTACATCTCCGGCCTTGGTGATCCGCGCTGCAAGATCATGATCGTGATGGTCAAGACCAGCCCCGACGCTGGTCCCAGCCAGCAGCAGTCGCAGATCCTGGTGCCTGTCGACACCCAAGGCGTCGAGATCGTCGGCCCGATGCATGTGTTCGGCCACGACCACGCGCCGCGCGGCCACATGCATGTGCGCTTCAACGACGTCCGCGTACCGCGGGACAACATCCTGCTCGGCGAAGGCCGCGGCTTCGAGATTTCGCAGCTGCGGCTCGGCCCCGGCCGCATCCATCATTGCATGCGCACCATCGGCAAGGCCGAGAAGGCGCTCGACATGATGGTGGCGCGCGGGCTGACGCGCGAGGCGTTCGGCCGGCCGATCGCGATGCTCGGCGGCAATCTGCAGATCATCGCGCAAGCGCGTTGCGAGATCGAGGCGATGCGGCTGATGGTGCTGAAGGCCGCCAAGGCGATGGACGTGATGGGCAACAAGGAAGCCCGGATCTGGGTCAGCATGGTCAAGGCGATGGTGCCCAAGCGCGCCTGCGACATCATCGACCAGGCGATCCAGATGCACGGCGCCACCGGCATCTCGCAATGGACGCCGCTGGCCGAGATGTATACCGACGTCCGCCATCTGCGCTTCGCCGACGGTCCCGACGAGGTGCACTGGATGGTGGTCGGTCGTCACGAATTGTCGCTGTAG
- the mdlC gene encoding benzoylformate decarboxylase has translation MAQTTKTGAAVTTVKSATLALLRAFGIDKVFGNPGSTELPFLSDWPDDIDYVLGLQEASVIAMADGYAQATRNAGFVNLHSAAGVGNALGNIYTAYRNQTPLVITAGQQARSLLPLQPFLGAERAAEFPLPYVKYSVEPARAEDVPAAIARAYYVAMQPPCGPTFVSVPIDDWARPAAKVAPRRISRELGPDPEAMRALAAALGKSKNPAFVVGPAIDRERAVDLMVRLAERAKAPVWVSPFSHRCSFPERHPLFAGFLHAAPGQLSHTLRCHDLVVVIGAPIFTFHVEGHAAILDGAIPLFQIIDDPAAAAVSPVGTSIIATMKPALTMLLELLHATTRAAPVGHRAPSRPVAADPIHAEFLMHALAGAMPGDAMLVEEAPSHRPAMQKFLPMRGQDSFCTMASGGLGFSLPASVGIALAQPGRRIVCLIGDGSAMYSIQALWTAAQRKLPLTVVVINNRGYGAMRSFSQVMQVRDVPGLDLPGIDFVGLAQAMGCDAARVERCADLTPVLIRALSHEGVSLVEVMVDAAVPLLYAAKE, from the coding sequence TTGGCTCAGACGACGAAGACCGGCGCTGCCGTGACCACCGTCAAATCGGCGACGCTGGCGCTGCTGAGGGCGTTCGGGATCGACAAAGTATTCGGCAATCCGGGCTCCACCGAATTGCCGTTTCTGAGCGACTGGCCGGATGACATCGACTATGTGCTCGGCCTGCAGGAGGCCAGCGTGATCGCGATGGCGGATGGCTATGCGCAGGCGACGCGCAATGCCGGCTTCGTCAATCTGCATTCGGCGGCCGGGGTCGGCAATGCGCTCGGCAATATCTACACCGCCTATCGCAACCAGACCCCGCTGGTGATCACCGCCGGGCAGCAGGCGCGCAGCCTGCTGCCGCTGCAGCCGTTTCTCGGCGCCGAACGCGCCGCCGAATTTCCGCTGCCTTATGTCAAATACAGCGTCGAGCCGGCGCGCGCCGAGGACGTGCCCGCCGCGATCGCGCGGGCCTATTATGTGGCGATGCAGCCGCCCTGTGGGCCGACCTTCGTGTCGGTGCCGATCGACGACTGGGCGCGGCCGGCCGCAAAGGTCGCGCCGCGCCGCATCAGCCGCGAGCTCGGCCCGGATCCGGAGGCGATGCGGGCGCTGGCCGCGGCGCTGGGCAAGAGCAAGAACCCGGCTTTCGTGGTCGGCCCGGCGATCGATCGGGAGCGCGCGGTCGATCTGATGGTGCGGCTGGCCGAGCGCGCCAAGGCGCCGGTCTGGGTCAGCCCGTTTTCGCATCGCTGCAGCTTTCCGGAGCGCCATCCGCTGTTCGCCGGCTTCCTGCACGCCGCGCCGGGGCAATTGTCCCACACTTTGCGCTGCCATGATCTGGTGGTGGTGATCGGCGCGCCGATCTTCACCTTCCATGTCGAGGGCCACGCGGCGATTCTCGACGGCGCCATCCCGCTGTTCCAGATCATCGACGATCCGGCCGCCGCCGCCGTCAGCCCGGTCGGCACCAGCATCATCGCGACGATGAAGCCGGCGCTGACCATGCTGCTCGAGCTGCTGCACGCCACCACCCGCGCCGCGCCCGTCGGCCACCGCGCGCCGTCGCGGCCCGTGGCCGCCGATCCGATCCATGCCGAATTCCTGATGCATGCGCTGGCCGGCGCGATGCCGGGCGACGCGATGCTGGTCGAGGAAGCGCCGTCGCATCGGCCGGCGATGCAGAAATTCCTGCCGATGCGCGGCCAGGACAGTTTCTGCACCATGGCCAGCGGCGGGCTCGGCTTTTCGCTGCCGGCCTCGGTCGGCATCGCGCTGGCGCAGCCGGGGCGCCGCATCGTCTGCCTGATCGGCGACGGCTCGGCGATGTATTCGATCCAGGCGCTGTGGACCGCGGCGCAGCGCAAGCTGCCGTTGACCGTGGTGGTGATCAATAATCGCGGCTATGGCGCGATGCGCTCGTTCAGCCAGGTGATGCAGGTGCGCGACGTGCCGGGGCTGGATCTGCCCGGGATCGATTTCGTCGGCCTCGCCCAGGCGATGGGCTGCGACGCCGCGCGGGTCGAACGCTGCGCCGACCTGACGCCGGTGCTGATCCGCGCGCTGAGCCATGAGGGCGTCAGCCTGGTCGAGGTGATGGTCGATGCCGCGGTGCCGCTGCTCTATGCGGCGAAGGAGTAA
- a CDS encoding TetR/AcrR family transcriptional regulator, whose product MSSNTREAIMAAARRTAQAHGYSGLNFRDLAAEVGIKAASIYHYFPSKADLGAAIAKRYWQDTEAALAALATEAPDPLSALRQYPETFRKALATDNRICLCSFMAAEVDDLPAAVSQEVRTFADINVAWLSKTLAAAALVGAQESEARARAIFAAVAGAQLMARSRQDITLYDALIASYREAGLLPA is encoded by the coding sequence ATGAGCTCGAACACCCGGGAAGCCATCATGGCGGCGGCCAGACGGACCGCGCAGGCGCATGGCTATAGTGGCTTGAATTTCCGCGATCTCGCGGCCGAAGTCGGCATCAAGGCCGCCAGCATCTATCACTATTTCCCGAGCAAGGCCGATCTCGGCGCCGCGATAGCCAAGCGCTATTGGCAGGATACGGAAGCCGCGCTTGCGGCCCTGGCCACTGAAGCGCCGGATCCGCTCAGCGCGCTAAGGCAATATCCCGAGACGTTTCGCAAGGCGCTCGCGACCGACAACCGCATCTGCCTGTGCAGCTTCATGGCCGCCGAAGTCGACGATCTGCCGGCTGCGGTGAGCCAGGAGGTCCGGACCTTCGCGGATATCAATGTCGCATGGCTGAGCAAAACTCTGGCCGCGGCCGCCCTGGTCGGTGCGCAGGAGAGCGAAGCGCGGGCCCGCGCCATCTTCGCCGCCGTCGCCGGCGCGCAATTGATGGCCCGGAGCCGCCAGGATATCACGCTCTATGACGCCCTGATCGCCAGCTATCGCGAAGCCGGCCTGCTACCGGCATAG
- a CDS encoding glutathione S-transferase has product MKIHDWPTGPYPARVRIALAEKNMRSRVEFVTVDLWKGEHKRPDFLAKNYSGTLPVLELDDGTFIGECTAITEYLDALDGAPTLTGTTPRDKGLIHMMSKRAELELLDAVSVYFHHATPGLGPDVEIYQNPEWGLRQRDKALNGMRYFDGVLQSQRFVAGEAFSMADITLVGGMIFAGLLKLPVPADCGALQEWYARMQQRPSVRDRVTMSEPARCLDGD; this is encoded by the coding sequence ATGAAGATCCACGACTGGCCGACCGGGCCCTATCCGGCCCGCGTGCGCATCGCCCTGGCCGAGAAAAACATGCGCTCGCGCGTCGAATTCGTGACGGTCGATCTGTGGAAAGGCGAGCACAAGCGGCCCGACTTCCTCGCCAAGAACTATTCGGGCACGCTGCCCGTGCTCGAGCTCGACGACGGCACCTTCATCGGCGAATGCACCGCCATTACCGAATATCTGGACGCGCTGGATGGCGCCCCCACCCTCACCGGCACGACGCCGCGCGACAAGGGCCTGATCCACATGATGAGCAAGCGCGCCGAGCTCGAACTGCTCGACGCCGTCAGCGTCTATTTCCACCACGCCACGCCGGGGCTCGGCCCCGATGTCGAGATCTATCAGAACCCCGAATGGGGCCTGCGGCAGCGCGACAAGGCCCTGAACGGCATGCGCTACTTCGATGGCGTTCTGCAAAGCCAGCGCTTCGTCGCCGGCGAGGCGTTCTCGATGGCCGACATCACCTTGGTCGGCGGGATGATCTTCGCCGGCCTGCTGAAACTGCCGGTGCCGGCGGATTGCGGCGCGCTGCAGGAATGGTACGCCCGCATGCAGCAACGCCCCAGCGTCAGGGACCGGGTGACGATGTCGGAGCCGGCGCGATGCCTTGACGGCGATTGA
- the ahcY gene encoding adenosylhomocysteinase yields the protein MTATAKKSTFTDYIVKDIGLAAYGRKEISIAETEMPGLMATREEYGPKQILKGARIAGSLHMTIQTAVLIETLVALGADVRWVSCNIYSTQDHAAAAIAAAGIPVFAIKGESLEDYWAYTARMFDWHGGGTPNLILDDGGDATMYVHLGLRAENGDTAFLDKPGSDEEVVFFALLKKQLKEKPKGYFAEIAKNIMGVSEETTTGVHRLYDMQKAGTLLWPAINVNDSVTKSKFDNLYGCRESLVDGIRRGTDVMMSGKVAMVAGFGDVGKGSAASLRHAGCRVMVSEIDPICALQAAMEGYEVVTMEDAAPRADIFVTATGNKDIITIEHMRAMKDRAIVCNIGHFDNEIQIAHLKNLKWDNIKPQVDEITFPDGKRMILLSEGRLVNLGNATGHPSFVMSASFTNQTLAQIELYANNKDGKYKKEVYVLPKALDEKVAMLHLAKIGVKLSKLSPEQAKYIGVKEEGPFKAAHYRY from the coding sequence ATGACCGCCACCGCAAAGAAATCGACCTTCACCGATTACATCGTCAAGGACATCGGGCTCGCCGCCTATGGCCGCAAGGAAATCTCGATCGCCGAGACCGAGATGCCCGGCCTGATGGCGACCCGCGAGGAATACGGCCCGAAGCAGATCCTCAAGGGCGCGCGGATCGCCGGCTCGCTGCACATGACGATCCAGACCGCCGTGCTGATCGAGACGCTGGTCGCGCTCGGCGCCGACGTGCGCTGGGTGTCGTGCAACATCTATTCGACCCAGGACCACGCCGCCGCGGCGATCGCCGCCGCCGGCATTCCGGTGTTCGCCATCAAGGGCGAGAGCCTGGAGGATTACTGGGCCTACACCGCCCGGATGTTCGACTGGCATGGCGGCGGCACCCCGAACCTGATCCTCGACGACGGCGGCGACGCCACCATGTATGTCCATCTCGGCCTGCGCGCCGAGAACGGCGACACCGCTTTCCTCGACAAGCCCGGCTCCGATGAGGAGGTGGTGTTCTTCGCGCTGCTCAAGAAGCAGCTGAAGGAAAAGCCGAAGGGCTATTTCGCCGAGATCGCCAAGAACATCATGGGCGTCTCCGAAGAGACCACCACGGGCGTGCATCGTCTTTACGACATGCAGAAGGCCGGCACGCTGCTGTGGCCCGCCATCAACGTCAACGATTCGGTCACCAAGTCGAAATTCGACAACCTCTATGGCTGCCGTGAATCGCTGGTCGACGGCATCCGCCGCGGCACCGACGTGATGATGTCCGGCAAGGTCGCGATGGTCGCCGGCTTCGGCGATGTCGGCAAGGGCTCGGCCGCCTCGCTGCGCCATGCCGGCTGCCGCGTCATGGTCTCCGAGATCGATCCGATCTGCGCGCTGCAGGCGGCGATGGAAGGCTATGAGGTCGTGACCATGGAAGACGCCGCACCGCGCGCCGACATCTTCGTGACCGCCACCGGCAACAAGGACATCATCACCATCGAGCACATGCGCGCGATGAAGGATCGCGCCATCGTCTGCAACATCGGCCATTTCGACAACGAGATTCAGATCGCGCATCTGAAGAATCTGAAGTGGGACAATATCAAGCCGCAGGTCGACGAGATCACCTTTCCGGACGGCAAGCGGATGATCCTGCTGTCGGAAGGCCGCCTGGTGAACCTCGGCAACGCCACCGGCCACCCGTCCTTCGTGATGTCGGCCTCCTTCACCAACCAGACGCTGGCGCAGATCGAACTCTACGCCAACAACAAGGATGGCAAGTACAAGAAGGAAGTCTACGTTCTGCCCAAGGCGCTCGACGAAAAGGTCGCCATGCTGCATCTGGCCAAGATCGGCGTGAAGCTCTCCAAGCTCAGCCCCGAGCAGGCGAAGTACATCGGCGTCAAGGAAGAAGGCCCGTTCAAGGCGGCTCATTACCGGTATTGA
- a CDS encoding type II toxin-antitoxin system VapC family toxin, protein MFLIDTVTLSELRKRQRDKRVVAWFERQRTADLFLSVISIGEIERGIARQRATDPDFARALAAWLDKVLTVYGERIVPFDLRSARRWGTLSAALGNDSADLMIAATALEHGLTVVTRNVSDFAPTGAAVVDPFKP, encoded by the coding sequence ATGTTTCTGATCGACACCGTCACGCTGTCCGAACTACGCAAGCGGCAACGCGACAAGCGGGTCGTGGCCTGGTTCGAGCGGCAGCGAACCGCCGACCTGTTCCTCAGCGTCATCAGCATCGGCGAAATCGAGCGCGGGATCGCGCGGCAGCGCGCGACCGATCCGGACTTCGCACGCGCGCTCGCCGCCTGGCTGGACAAGGTCCTGACCGTCTATGGCGAGCGGATCGTCCCGTTCGATCTACGGTCGGCCCGACGCTGGGGCACGCTGAGCGCCGCGCTCGGCAATGACAGCGCCGACCTGATGATCGCCGCCACCGCGCTGGAACATGGCCTGACCGTGGTGACGCGCAACGTCTCGGATTTTGCGCCGACCGGCGCTGCGGTCGTCGATCCGTTCAAGCCATAG
- a CDS encoding type II toxin-antitoxin system Phd/YefM family antitoxin, with the protein MAERSWSVQDAKNRFSEVVEAARRSPQTVTKHGKPAVVVVDVAEYERLQHFERATAPSFADVLLAMPQDDGEFSRGDVRLRDLDL; encoded by the coding sequence ATGGCCGAGCGCAGTTGGTCGGTGCAGGACGCCAAGAACCGCTTCAGCGAGGTCGTCGAGGCCGCGCGGCGCAGCCCGCAAACCGTGACCAAGCACGGCAAGCCTGCCGTGGTCGTGGTCGACGTGGCCGAATACGAACGTCTGCAACATTTCGAACGCGCGACCGCGCCGTCCTTCGCCGACGTGCTGCTGGCGATGCCGCAGGACGATGGCGAATTTTCCCGCGGCGACGTGCGCCTGCGCGATCTCGATCTGTGA
- a CDS encoding RNA polymerase sigma factor, with protein sequence MDEIAAEIEPLIPSLRRYARALLHDRDAADDLVQATLERALTRWRLRRPGGDLRAWLFTIERNLYLDQRRRAIRRGHAVEIDARSPLADGAAGPERNLIARDALARLDDLPEDQRSLLLLIGVEELSYEQAARIFDVPVGTIMSRLSRAREALRSSVETGRATVLRRVK encoded by the coding sequence TTGGACGAGATCGCCGCCGAGATCGAGCCGCTGATTCCGAGCCTGCGCCGCTACGCGCGGGCGCTGCTGCACGATCGCGACGCCGCGGACGATCTCGTCCAGGCCACGCTGGAGCGGGCGCTGACGCGCTGGCGGTTGCGGCGGCCGGGCGGCGATTTGCGCGCCTGGCTGTTCACGATCGAACGCAATCTCTATCTCGACCAGCGCCGCCGCGCGATCCGTCGCGGCCACGCGGTCGAGATCGACGCACGCAGCCCGCTTGCCGACGGCGCCGCCGGTCCCGAGCGCAACCTGATCGCCCGCGACGCGCTGGCGCGCCTCGACGATCTGCCGGAAGATCAGCGCTCGCTGCTGCTGCTGATCGGCGTGGAGGAATTGAGCTATGAGCAGGCCGCGCGGATTTTCGACGTGCCGGTCGGCACCATCATGTCGCGGCTCAGCCGCGCCCGCGAGGCGCTGCGCTCCAGCGTCGAGACCGGCCGGGCCACAGTGTTGAGGAGAGTGAAATGA
- a CDS encoding carotenoid 1,2-hydratase, whose translation MIPWPNETDERRAGFNLDVPRNGYAWWYIDALSDDGREGLTIIAFVGSVFSPYYAFARRKGAADPMNHCALNVALYRPGGNRWTMTERARGRVARTVNALLVGPSDLSWDGTALTININEVSAPVPGRIRGRVRVLPSAINSQCFVLNADGNHRWWPIAPCARVEVEMAQPSLRWQGEGYLDTNAGDAPIETGFRDWEWSRGALRDGTAILYEAERRDGSRFDLAVTFDAKGNMQPFERPQLVPLARSGWRVNRNARSDNGARVVKTLEDAPFYTRSVVATTLLGEKVTLMHESLSLDRFKLPVVQAMLPFRMPRRR comes from the coding sequence ATGATCCCCTGGCCCAACGAGACCGACGAACGACGCGCCGGATTCAACCTGGATGTGCCGCGCAACGGCTATGCCTGGTGGTACATCGACGCGCTGAGCGATGACGGCCGCGAGGGCCTCACCATCATCGCCTTTGTGGGCAGCGTGTTCTCGCCCTATTACGCCTTCGCGCGGCGCAAGGGCGCGGCCGATCCGATGAATCATTGCGCGCTCAACGTCGCGCTGTATCGGCCCGGCGGCAATCGCTGGACCATGACCGAGCGCGCGCGCGGCCGCGTTGCGCGCACCGTCAACGCGCTGTTGGTCGGTCCCAGCGATCTGTCGTGGGACGGCACCGCGCTGACCATCAATATCAACGAGGTCAGCGCCCCGGTGCCGGGCCGGATCCGCGGCCGGGTCCGGGTGTTGCCCAGCGCGATCAACAGCCAGTGCTTTGTCCTCAATGCCGATGGGAATCATCGCTGGTGGCCGATCGCGCCCTGCGCGCGGGTCGAGGTCGAGATGGCGCAGCCGTCGCTGCGCTGGCAGGGCGAAGGCTATCTCGACACCAATGCGGGCGACGCGCCGATCGAGACCGGGTTTCGCGACTGGGAATGGTCGCGCGGCGCGCTGCGCGACGGCACCGCGATCCTCTACGAGGCCGAGCGCCGCGACGGCAGCCGCTTCGATCTCGCCGTCACCTTCGACGCCAAGGGCAACATGCAGCCCTTCGAGCGCCCGCAACTGGTGCCGCTGGCCCGCTCCGGCTGGCGCGTCAATCGCAACGCCCGCAGCGACAATGGCGCGCGCGTGGTGAAGACGCTGGAAGACGCCCCGTTCTACACCCGCTCGGTGGTGGCCACCACGCTGCTCGGCGAGAAGGTGACCTTGATGCATGAATCGCTGTCGCTCGATCGCTTCAAGCTGCCGGTGGTGCAGGCGATGCTGCCGTTCAGGATGCCAAGGCGGAGGTAG
- a CDS encoding FitA-like ribbon-helix-helix domain-containing protein: MAVMTIRNIDDAIKKRLRVRAAINGRSMEDEARDILRAALSTDAPRTRNLAQVIHKRFAALGGVDLPGTRREAIRQPPDFGE, from the coding sequence ATGGCGGTGATGACGATCCGGAACATCGACGATGCCATCAAGAAACGGCTCCGCGTGCGCGCCGCCATCAATGGGCGCTCGATGGAGGATGAGGCGCGCGACATTTTGCGTGCGGCGCTCTCGACCGATGCACCTCGCACACGCAATCTCGCGCAAGTCATCCACAAGCGTTTCGCGGCGCTCGGCGGGGTCGACCTGCCCGGCACGCGGCGCGAGGCGATCCGGCAGCCGCCGGATTTCGGCGAATGA
- a CDS encoding type II toxin-antitoxin system VapC family toxin has translation MIILDSNVISELMRPAPDAAVMAWIGEQPIAGVFTTTLTQAEIFYGLALLPEGRRRDELTAAARPIFTVDLAGRVLPFDTDAADAYPVIAASRRQSGRPISQIDAQIAAIVRSRGARLATRNISDFADCGITVVDPWAGTSS, from the coding sequence ATGATCATTCTCGACAGCAATGTCATTTCCGAGTTGATGCGGCCCGCGCCGGATGCCGCCGTAATGGCGTGGATCGGTGAGCAACCGATTGCCGGCGTGTTCACCACGACGCTCACGCAGGCGGAGATTTTCTACGGCCTCGCCCTGCTGCCGGAAGGGCGCCGCCGGGACGAACTAACCGCCGCCGCGCGACCGATCTTCACGGTCGATCTGGCCGGTCGTGTGCTGCCGTTCGACACCGACGCCGCAGACGCCTATCCGGTCATCGCGGCGAGCCGGCGACAAAGCGGGCGACCGATCAGTCAGATCGACGCCCAGATCGCCGCCATCGTCCGTTCCCGCGGCGCCCGGCTGGCAACGCGCAACATCTCGGACTTCGCCGACTGCGGGATCACCGTCGTCGATCCGTGGGCGGGGACGTCTTCGTAG
- a CDS encoding anti-sigma factor family protein — protein sequence MTRRPLSDDDLQAYVDGRLDAARRAEVETYLESDTEAADRIAGQIADRDDLRARLAAVGAEPIPARLRITHLRAARRAWFGQRLGAIAAALALLLIGGAGGWLASERWHGAPAVVAEAPVADAAIAAWRTYAVEVAHPVEVSADQETHLVQWLSRRLGRRLTAPKLDALGLKLIGGRLLPAADSPAAQFMYEDADGRRVTVYVRPGGDAEPSAFRFERAGSLSAFSWIDAKLSYAVVAQTDRDRLLGVARAIYQQYEAL from the coding sequence ATGACCCGTCGCCCCCTCAGCGACGACGATTTGCAGGCCTATGTGGACGGCCGGCTCGATGCCGCGCGGCGCGCGGAGGTCGAGACCTATCTGGAGTCCGACACCGAGGCCGCCGATCGCATCGCCGGCCAGATCGCCGACCGCGACGATCTGCGCGCCCGGCTTGCGGCGGTCGGCGCCGAGCCGATCCCGGCGCGGCTGCGGATCACGCATCTGCGGGCGGCGCGCCGCGCCTGGTTCGGGCAGCGGCTCGGCGCAATCGCGGCGGCGCTGGCTCTGCTGTTGATCGGCGGCGCCGGTGGCTGGCTCGCCTCCGAACGCTGGCACGGCGCGCCGGCCGTCGTCGCCGAGGCGCCGGTCGCCGACGCCGCGATCGCAGCGTGGCGGACTTACGCGGTCGAGGTCGCGCACCCGGTCGAGGTCTCGGCCGACCAGGAGACGCATCTGGTGCAATGGCTGTCGCGCCGGCTCGGCCGCCGCCTGACCGCGCCGAAGCTCGACGCGCTCGGGCTGAAGCTGATCGGCGGCCGGCTGCTGCCGGCGGCGGACAGCCCGGCGGCGCAATTCATGTACGAGGACGCGGACGGCCGCCGCGTAACCGTCTATGTGCGTCCGGGCGGAGACGCCGAGCCGAGCGCGTTCCGCTTCGAACGCGCCGGCAGCCTGTCGGCCTTCTCCTGGATCGACGCCAAACTGTCCTACGCCGTGGTCGCCCAGACCGACCGCGACCGCCTGCTCGGCGTCGCCCGCGCGATCTACCAGCAATACGAGGCGCTGTAG